Within the Pseudarthrobacter sp. W1I19 genome, the region CTTGCGCGGAGCCCCAGCGGCTCCGGGCGAGCGGGGTGCAGCTTAGCTGGCTTTGGCAGCAGCCGCGGCCCGCTGCTGGGCCAGCCGGATTTCCAAGACCGCGTCCAGTGCCTGCTGGACACGGTCTGCTGCTCCTGCCGCGCTGAATGCCTTCTGGGCTTCCTCAAGGCGGACCAGGGCCTCGTCCGCTTCGCCGGCGGCCTTCAGGGACTTGCCCAGGAGCAGTGAAACCTCTCCGGCCGTGTGCTTGGCGAGGGCGTCGCGTTCAGCGTGGATTTCCCTCAGCTTTTCGACGGCCGCAACAATGTCCCCGGTCAGGTACAGCCAGCGGGCGCGGATGAAGGCGACCTCGAGCTCGTCGCTCTTGGTTCCTCCCACGATGGAGAAGGCGAGCTCTGCCCGTTCGATGGAGGACAGGGTCTCGGGTTCGACAATTCCCGACGACAGCCGCACCGCGGCGGAGGCCTTGTTGAACCGCGCCCAGAGCTCGATGTCGTTGGCGGGGGAGAGGAGCTTCGCGGCCCGCTCGTGGTGCTTGACCCCTTCGGCGTAGTCGTGCCGCATAAACGCCACGTTGCCAATGACCCAGGCTACCTCCCCGGCCAGTTGTGACATCGCGTGTTCGTCCACCTGTTCGTAGAGCGCCATGCAGTACTTCCAGGCCTCGTCCAGCCGCCCGCTTTCGGCCAGCGCGCCAATCAGGATCCGGTGGGCACCAATGAGCACTGTTGAATTCCTCGGCAGTTTGGCCGAGAGCTCCACAGCTTCAAGCCCGTGCTGGACCGCGACAGCCAGTTGCCCCTGTCCGTGGCAGACGGCGGCCAGCATTTGCCGCGCCCGCACACCGAGGCCAACTGATTCGGTGGCCATGGGGTGCTCGAGGAGCCGCTCGATGATCTTTTGGCATTCGCGCAGTTCGCCTTGCTTCATCAGGCACTCGGCCTGCATGTAGGTCATGTTCCACCAGGCGCTGGTGTTTTTGCCCTCGAGGGCAATCTGGGCTGCCGTGGCAGCGTGGCTGGCCGCCAAAGGGTAGTCACGGAGGTCCCAGGCCTGGCGGGCATAAAGGCCGGCCAGGACGTACTCAGCGTCGCTGACGGTAATTGGCTGGCTCCAGGCCTCGAGGGCCTTGGGCGCCAGTTCAAGGCGCCGCGCCAGTTCCTCGATGACCTCGGCCGTCGGTTCCCTCCGGCCTGTCTCGAGCAATGAAATATAGCTGGGTGAATACAGGTCCTTGCCCAGTTCGGCCTGCGTCAATCCCCGTTCGAGCCGCTCCGCCCGGAGCTTCTCCCCGAATCCGTTGCCCACGGGATTTCCTCCTCTTCCGGACAGTCAGTTTGACGAATGCTTGACAGTCCCTGTGGAAAAC harbors:
- a CDS encoding helix-turn-helix transcriptional regulator, whose protein sequence is MGNGFGEKLRAERLERGLTQAELGKDLYSPSYISLLETGRREPTAEVIEELARRLELAPKALEAWSQPITVSDAEYVLAGLYARQAWDLRDYPLAASHAATAAQIALEGKNTSAWWNMTYMQAECLMKQGELRECQKIIERLLEHPMATESVGLGVRARQMLAAVCHGQGQLAVAVQHGLEAVELSAKLPRNSTVLIGAHRILIGALAESGRLDEAWKYCMALYEQVDEHAMSQLAGEVAWVIGNVAFMRHDYAEGVKHHERAAKLLSPANDIELWARFNKASAAVRLSSGIVEPETLSSIERAELAFSIVGGTKSDELEVAFIRARWLYLTGDIVAAVEKLREIHAERDALAKHTAGEVSLLLGKSLKAAGEADEALVRLEEAQKAFSAAGAADRVQQALDAVLEIRLAQQRAAAAAKAS